The DNA segment ATTCTGTTGTCAGCAAGTGCGTGATTGGCCATGTTCTGTTGATGGATGTCATCTCGAAGGTGATGTGGCATCGAACTGTGGGGGATGGACAGCAAGGCCCTGTTATCTTGGCAGATCAACACATCAACTCTGGCAGTTTCATGCAAGTTCGGATAGATGAAGAAGCCACACCTCTTCAAAAATCAGCATGTGATAACCCCAAAGATAGTTTGGTTCAAAGGTGCTGTATCTGGTTCATTGGGCTCGGATCTGACAAAGCTAACCTCAGGTCTAACCGGCGAAAGACTGTCGACTCGTCCTCGAGATCAACTAGAAAGTTTGGTTGGAATCACAGTAGCAGGCATAACATCTTGGATAGACCTATTTGCAGAACAGATCTCCTTACAAGCCTGTCAGCAAAGAACCATGTGAATGGTGGTTCAAGAGACCTTGCTTTCCACTGTGCCAAGTCTCTTGCTAACAACATGGCCAAGTCATACAGCTTGTAAACTTGGACAGAGCTCTGCTGGTAAGTGTGCCGGTGACTTGGTGCGTTCCAAATTTTATGCATAGATATTAAGTGCTGATGTTGCAGTGGGTCATCCGTATGAGCATTTCTAAGCCATCACAAATTCCTCAATTCGTTGAGGCTCTATATTTCAACCCGCTTGTACGACTGTGACACCGCATGCCACCAAGTGAGAGGTCAGTCCACTCCATGCTTCTCCTTTCATGTTGCAAAAAGGAAAGGTGATGTCAACTCTCGGCCATGAGACAGGATAGAGGCAAATACGTGGCCTCGGTGCTGAGCGTGGGAACGCATTGGCGTTTGGTAGTAAGACACACAATATGTAGGTAATCTGTGCCTGATGTGGTACCCCTTCTACCCGTGAAGTTGATCCCAAGGACTCATCGGTTCAAACCTTTGCGAATCCCACAATACCTAACACGTGCTTCCGcccaagagaaaaaaatgaGCAGGTAGTTAGTGTGTTGGGTTTCATTgctggggatgggagggagttgCCTCGCTCTTGACCCCACCTTCCCGACCTTGATGCCAGCGGCTCAACTGCCGGTTAAGAACGGGGAAGCATGGACTGCAGGCTGGGCGTGCAGCTAGATGCCAATATCACGATATGTATGTAACACAACGACTGGACTGCATGCACCATTCCCTCATTCTGTGTCACACCGGCTTCGCCAATGAATGATTAGCGCTATATCGACTAGCAATCTTCACCTATTATATGCCGTTGTAGACGCCGTAGGCTCTGTTGTATGAGCGTCGCGAGCTCCAGAAGTGGGGGCCTGCATGAAACTATATGCTTCATACTTCTGTGAGATATCACCCTCCGTGTAACATGTAAATCATGTCGATGAGGATACCTATGCGGCTTGGCCATCTCCGGATCTTTCTGCTTTGATCCAAGTAGCAGTTCTCACCCCGCAGTATGGACATAAGGGTACAAGAAGCTGACATTGACGCCTGGATTTTACTCGCAGACGGAGCAACTCCATCCAAGGTctcacaccaccgccgatTGCAAACGCAATGGACTTCCTTATCGACGCAGAGCTGAGCAACAGTACCATCCTCGGACTAGCGGCAGCATCCTTTGTGATCTGGTATGTTGTGACGGCTTTCACAGCTTGGTATCGTCTCCGCCACCTTCCAGGGCCCACGCTGGCCAAGTTCTCCTTCTTGTGGCAAGCCCATACTATCGTAACACAACAGGTGTCCTCGCGCTATATCAACCTCCGAGAATATGGTCCTCTCGTGGTAGTAGCGCCCGGCACGGTTGTCACTAATGATCTGGATGTTCTCCGCAAGATTTCGGCAGCCAGATCGACATATAAGCGTTCTGTCTGGTACGCCGGCGCCAAGTTCACACACGACACTGACAGTATGGGAACCCAAGTGGACACTGCTGCTCACGACATACTCAAGGCAAAGACAGCAGGGCCCTACGCTGGCCGTGAAACTGAAGGTGGCCTAGAGAGGGCTGTTGATGCTCAGCTTGTCCGCCTGGTCGACCTCATCCGCCGGAAATATCTCTCCACTCCCGACGAGCTTCGCTCCATTGACTTTGCCAAGCTGTCAAGATGCTTCACCATGGATGTCATCTCGGGTTTGGTATTCGGAAAGCCGTGGGGTCATCTTGATGAGGTGAGAAATGATTTTGAGTGGGGCTTGAAGTTTCCAAGTTCTGTTGCCCCTCAGAGACCTGACTTACCTAACCATGATTTCACCAGGGCGAGGACGTTCTAGGGTGGATAGGGACTATGGACAAGCTTCTGCCTATGATGTCAGTGGGGCTTGAACTCCCTGCCCTGCGGGACATTATGATACCAAAGTACGGACTTTTGCGCTGGTTCGGACCAAAGACCAGTGACAAATCTGGGTTGGGGGTCGTTATGAAGTAGGTCATCTCGTCTCATGTCCAAGCATCACCCCCACCGGGATGAATCCATCGGGTCTAACATTGCCGCTACCGAAATAGACATGTCAATGAAACCATTCGAGAGCGGTTTCAAAACAAGGACAAGCCCACCAAAGACATGATGGTGAGTAGCAGCTACCAACTGTCATGGATGTATCTAATGTATCTCTGCAGGGCGGGTTCATTCGCAACGGCATGACCAGAAGCGAATGCGAAGGAGAGGCCATCCTTGCTGTCCTTGCAGGTAATGATACAACGGCAGTAGGTCCAACTCCCATGCGCTTGAAAGTGTATTGCGCTGACGAGATCTAGAGCACGATTCGGTCGTCCATGCTCTATCTCATGGCCACGCCGCATGCCTATGCCCGGTTCAAAAAGGAGATCAAAGAGGCCGTCGAACAGGGCAAGGTCTCGAGTCCGATCACCAACGAGGAGGCCCAGAAGTTTCCTTACACGCAGGCCGTCATGTATGAAACCTTCCGCATTGGTAACGCCGTCACATTCGGCCATTACAAAGTAGTTCCAAGGGGAGGCGATACGCTTGCTGGCTACTACTTGCCTGGTGGGACAAATATTGGCCACAACACTTTGGGGTTGACGCACAACAAGAAAATCTTTGGAGAGGATGCTGATATATTTCGGCCGGAGCGCTTCCTCGACTGCCGGGCGGATCAGAAGACAGGAATGATGCGAGCATTGGAGATAATTTGGGGTGGTGGCCGATGGACATGTGCGGGTAAAAATGTGGCCTTGATTGAGTTGAACAAGACCGCTTTTGAGGTAAGACTTTCCGAGGCAACCAAGACGTACATGTTTGAGAGATTGCTGATAAAGGTCGATAGTTGATGAGACACTTTGACTTTCAGGTTGTGAATGTCCACAACCCAGTCAAAGAAAGGGCCTACATTTCAAAACTACATGACGACATGTTTGTTAGGATTTCCGAGGCGGATTGGAGCTGTATTTGAACGTGGTTGCAGGGATTTTCAGGGAGGCAACCTTTGAGTAACAAAGTGAAATGAGATGCTTTTTTGAGTCGAAGTACATGTCCCAGTGAAGTGGAAGGTTGTATGATGTCGCTGGAGCCTATGATGATGTCGCCGAGCCTATGAGTGCAGGGCGAGCCTGGATCGTCCAACTGCCTGGACCCGCCAAGTCGGCGTCGACAGCAAAGCTCTTGCGGTGCCTGTCCCAGCCATCAGCCATCTGTCACTCAGCCCACAACACACTCTCCATTGCGACAACAACCCAACTTTCGGGTATCCGAGCATCGAAACCACCACTAGATTTCAGACATGTATTTCTTGTCTTTTATTTGTTCAAATATAGGAATCCCAGCTAACTCACCTACTCAAAGAACCTGCACCTAGCAAAATTCCCAATGTTCCGTCGGATCCGCAACCGCCTTTTGCGCCGCCCAGTTATCGAGCCGGAGCCACCTTtgcttgatgatgaagaaccTGGTACGTTTACATGATCCGTTCAGACTTTTTCTTTAAACATGAGCTAACCGGTTAATGTCAGCATGGGCGTTTATCAGAAACATGATTCGTCAACGCGTTATAATCATTGCCATGCGTCTGGGCTGCGACATGAACAATGTTCCCAACCTCGTTGCTGCTATGCAGATCGCGGACATATTCTTCGACATTGTTCGCCTTAGGGCAAACCAGCTGGGATATGAAAGACCTCTTTGGGTACCTATTTAGATGGAGGAGTGATCATGAATATCAGGGAAGTGAGAGGGAAGACTTCGGTGATAGTTAAGGTCAACCAGAACAATGAGACGACGTATCGTGAGATTTGACAGGAAATATATGCTAGCCTTTCCCGTCCTTAGTCAGGGCCTTCTTTTGACCTTCTACTTCATTCACCCCTGACGTCTGTGGGCTGTCCCCTTTCTGTCCCCCCTTTGTTAACCGCAGCTTCCATGATTATAACTGTTTCGAGATGCTCCAAAGTGTGAAGCGGCCATTCCATGCATCAAGATCATCGACCAGAGCAACCTCACATAAATTAATTCTCAATGCGTAGCTACCCCTCCTCATTTTCACAGAGCTAAGTGCGTCGGATTCTGGATGCCCTACTGTCGTTGCTTCTGACCCAGATTAGATCGATCATGCTACACGCGTGTTAGATCCCAAAGACGACACTATTCCTCAGTGTCGaatcttggtcttgggcttCACCTAAGGAACCAGTCTTGAACTGCCTCTTCTCCCTTACCATAAAATAATTGAGACACTACTTGGTGAGTAGGTTAACATGCCTTGAAGGGCAGTCcataggcctttaaagatagtttataggccttcaaagatagtTAGCAGGCCTATTGCCTATCTTTCAAAGTAGAGTGTATGATATAATATGGGTTAACTTACTTGTATGTATCCActattttgtggtgagggagctCTTCTATAAAACTGCAAATTGTTTCAGCTGACTTTTGTGTTTCTTATTTACATGGGGCTGAGAGCTGATTCGGTATGCCAGCGAGTAAAAGCTGAATAATGGATGCATCAAGGAACCAATTACTAACTGCAGTCTGGATACGTACAATCATTGGCTGCCTAACGAATTATCAACTCCAAATGTTTCTCTTATCCTTGAGGCACACCTGGCTATCATTTCCTGTTATATGGATGGTAACCAGCCATCAACCATTATCCATATCTGCTCCGTCATAGGGTAGGTATCAGAAAGAACACTGTGCAAGAATTCCAAAGCAATTCCCGGGACAGTTCTTGCTCACAATCAGGTTGTTGCTCAAGCACAAATACTATCAAAAACCACAACATCGCTCATTGAGCGGCAGTCTCTGTTGGGCTATGGAAGTCCTCAAATTCCAGGCACTCGTCTTCGACAAGCTCAACGAAGAAGACCTCTACAGCGGCATCGGCCTAggcttcacccccctcctcctcaaattcctcaaactccccctctccaacctctcccaagTCGCCGTCCTCTCCTGGCGCTGGGACGGCGACCTCGCCATCCGCGGCTCCAAAAACATCGCCCGTGTCATCCAATCAGCCAAAAGACTAAACATCCAAtacctcttcctcgacatcatctccATCGACCAAACCCTCGCCAGAGAAGCCCTCATCCAACAAGTagtctccttctcctccctctacAAAACCATCCCAGTGATCGCTGTCTACCTAGGCCAGGGCGCTTTTATACACGCTAATATGTACCGCCCTTGGATCTTGCATGAGATACAACTGTGCAGGCATAATCCTACTAGGATTATTCCTTGACATGGCTGTTGGGGGCCGGGTGCCATGGGAGCAGGACGAGCTTGAGGCTCGGTTTGGGGGTCTGTGGTCGAAGGGGTTTTTGAAGTCAATTATTGGAGTGCTGTGCAAGAAGATTGGGATGACGTGCGTGGCAGATTTTAGGTATACCATACCGTGGTTCTCACCCTCCTTGATCAGGGCGTATGAGAAGTTCAGTCAAAATGATTATCTGCTTACAGTTGCACTTCTTTGCGATCTGAAGCTATCCTTACGGGATGAGCTGTTTTGGAATGCTGGAGCCGTGGGTTATGACCGTTATAGGTTTGAGGAGGTTATCGAGGAAAGTTTGGATCCTCAGTGGGACCGCGAATGCACATACTACGGGAGTTTTCTGGATGGAACTCAGGTTGGGGTTTGTAAGAGGGTTGTGAAACAGGCCAAGGTTTCGAGTCAGAACCCTCTTTAGTAGTACGTGTATGTGCTCCTTGTTGAGCTAAACGTGGGCCGTGTTATTTTTGAGGCGCTTGGGTTCGGGGGTTTGGAGTGGGAAAAAACTCGGACGAAACTAAAGGGTTGTTCTTGGAGGAATGGAGGGGATGTTGTGTATAGAtagagaagagaaaaagagagaaaacgAGTTGTGTTTGTACTTCTTTGTATTGTGTATCATTGTTTGTTTCCTCTACCTAGCTCGACAGCTACTCGCAACTTGTGGGCGAGACCGACAGCCGCATCTGTGACCCTGGCATAGATAccgccgtcctcctccattcTCCAAATGAGTACCAGGGAAATATGCCCGAGCAAACCAACCTGAATCCCCAATCAGATATATAAACGAAGGGATTTGTGCTTGTGTAATGTGCTCTGACGTATGTCTGTCAAAATGTATGACAGTACAAACGATGGTGCAATGTGTTAGGTACGTCGTAACCCTCCAAACGACTGTGGTATCAAATATTCAACCTCAGCCCCCCTTCCTCCGTCATctacttcctcctcgccgtccgCTAATTtaccccctcgccctccctcttaacaacctcatcatcaacaacagcctcctccaccatatTCTCCCGATTTAAATACCTCGTCTCTCTGTAACTCGAAGACACAGAAGAGGTAGTCGTGCTGACGCTGTCTGAGCGCCGAGAGAGGTGGTGTCTTGACAATGGCAGGATGGATTCACTCCGGCCCCTAACAGAAGAGACGCGGATGGGTATAGTGACATAGCTGGCTGTGCTGccgggtgttgttgttgggacggcggcggcggagctgACGTCGATCTCTAGGGtgcggttgctgctgcggcggtgACTGAGGGCGCGTTGAACCATCTTGACTGAGGTGTGTGACAAAttgggtgtggtgggttggtAGGTGTGCTTTTATGAGACGTAGGAGGGA comes from the Podospora pseudocomata strain CBS 415.72m chromosome 5, whole genome shotgun sequence genome and includes:
- a CDS encoding hypothetical protein (EggNog:ENOG503NV98; COG:Q); translation: MDFLIDAELSNSTILGLAAASFVIWYVVTAFTAWYRLRHLPGPTLAKFSFLWQAHTIVTQQVSSRYINLREYGPLVVVAPGTVVTNDLDVLRKISAARSTYKRSVWYAGAKFTHDTDSMGTQVDTAAHDILKAKTAGPYAGRETEGGLERAVDAQLVRLVDLIRRKYLSTPDELRSIDFAKLSRCFTMDVISGLVFGKPWGHLDEGEDVLGWIGTMDKLLPMMSVGLELPALRDIMIPKYGLLRWFGPKTSDKSGLGVVMKHVNETIRERFQNKDKPTKDMMGGFIRNGMTRSECEGEAILAVLAGNDTTASTIRSSMLYLMATPHAYARFKKEIKEAVEQGKVSSPITNEEAQKFPYTQAVMYETFRIGNAVTFGHYKVVPRGGDTLAGYYLPGGTNIGHNTLGLTHNKKIFGEDADIFRPERFLDCRADQKTGMMRALEIIWGGGRWTCAGKNVALIELNKTAFELMRHFDFQVVNVHNPVKERAYISKLHDDMFVRISEADWSCI
- a CDS encoding hypothetical protein (EggNog:ENOG503P53D) encodes the protein MAVGGRVPWEQDELEARFGGLWSKGFLKSIIGVLCKKIGMTCVADFRYTIPWFSPSLIRAYEKFSQNDYLLTVALLCDLKLSLRDELFWNAGAVGYDRYRFEEVIEESLDPQWDRECTYYGSFLDGTQVGVCKRVVKQAKVSSQNPL